The following are from one region of the Streptomyces decoyicus genome:
- the pgl gene encoding 6-phosphogluconolactonase: protein MSAPQVVVHRDKELMAKAAAARLITKVVDAQAARGFASVVLTGGRNGNGLLAALAEAPARDAVDWSRLDLWWGDERFLPESDPERNYTQAREVLLDSVPLDPARVHPMPPSDGPYGNDADAAAEAYAAELAAAAGPEDHGPVPSFDVLLVGVGPDTHVASLFPELPAVYEQERTVVGVHGAPKPPPTRTSLTLPAIRAAREVWLLAAGEDKANAAAMALSGAGEVQAPAAGARGRSRTLWLLDEAAAAQLPRGLYPPASA, encoded by the coding sequence GTGAGCGCTCCGCAGGTGGTCGTCCACCGCGACAAGGAGCTGATGGCCAAGGCCGCGGCGGCCCGGCTGATCACGAAGGTCGTGGACGCCCAGGCCGCCCGCGGCTTCGCCTCCGTGGTCCTGACGGGCGGGCGCAACGGCAACGGGCTGCTCGCGGCCCTCGCCGAGGCACCCGCCCGGGACGCGGTGGACTGGTCGCGGCTCGACCTGTGGTGGGGCGACGAGCGGTTCCTGCCGGAGAGCGATCCGGAGCGCAACTACACCCAGGCCAGGGAGGTGCTGCTGGACAGCGTCCCGCTGGACCCGGCCCGGGTGCACCCCATGCCCCCGTCGGACGGCCCGTACGGCAATGACGCCGATGCCGCCGCCGAGGCGTACGCGGCCGAACTCGCCGCCGCCGCGGGACCCGAGGACCACGGCCCGGTGCCGTCGTTCGACGTGCTGCTGGTGGGCGTCGGCCCGGACACCCATGTCGCCTCGCTCTTCCCCGAGCTGCCTGCCGTCTACGAGCAGGAGCGGACGGTGGTCGGGGTGCACGGCGCACCGAAGCCGCCGCCCACCCGCACCTCGCTGACCCTGCCCGCGATCCGCGCGGCACGGGAGGTGTGGCTGCTGGCGGCCGGCGAGGACAAGGCCAACGCCGCGGCCATGGCCCTCTCCGGCGCCGGAGAGGTCCAGGCCCCGGCGGCCGGCGCACGGGGCCGCAGCCGGACCCTGTGGCTGCTGGACGAGGCGGCGGCGGCCCAGCTGCCGCGCGGCCTCTACCCGCCGGCGTCGGCCTGA
- the pgi gene encoding glucose-6-phosphate isomerase: MNAEGRSRLDQMPEWTALSKHREQLAQVHLRELFERDPARAERYTLQVGDLHLDYSKHLVTDETLELLRDLAAATGVAELRDAMFRGEKINVTEQRSVLHVALRAPASEVIKSDGENVVPGVHHVLTRMGTFCDRIRSGDWKGHTGKRIKTVVNIGIGGSDLGPAMAYEALRAYTHRDMQFRFVSNVDGADLHEAVRDLDPAETLFIVASKTFTTIETLTNATSARDWLLTGLGAGTEAVAKHFVAVSTNAGKVAEFGIDTDNMFEFWDWVGGRYSYDSAIGLSLMVAIGPERFREMLAGFHLVDEHFRSAPPQENAPLLLGLLGIWYGNFWDAQSHAVLPYSHYFSKFTAYLQQLDMESNGKSVDREGNRVNWQTGPVVWGTPGTNGQHAYYQLLHQGTKMIPADFIGFARPVADLQPGLVAQHDLLMANLFAQGQALAFGKTPDEVRAEGVAEELVPHKTFPGNRPNTTILAKELSPSVLGQLVALYEHKVFVQGAVWNIDSFDQWGVELGKVLAKRVEPALTEGAEVPGLDASTSGLVATYRELRGR; the protein is encoded by the coding sequence ATGAACGCAGAAGGCCGCAGCAGGCTCGATCAGATGCCTGAGTGGACCGCGCTGAGCAAGCACCGGGAGCAGCTGGCGCAGGTGCATCTGCGCGAGCTCTTCGAGCGGGACCCGGCGCGCGCCGAGCGCTACACCCTCCAGGTCGGTGATCTGCACCTGGACTACTCCAAGCACCTGGTCACCGACGAGACGCTGGAGTTGCTGCGCGACCTGGCCGCGGCGACCGGGGTGGCGGAGCTGCGGGACGCGATGTTCCGCGGGGAGAAGATCAACGTCACCGAGCAGCGCTCCGTGCTGCACGTCGCGCTGCGCGCCCCCGCCTCCGAGGTCATCAAGAGCGACGGCGAGAACGTCGTCCCCGGCGTGCACCACGTCCTGACGAGGATGGGCACCTTCTGCGACCGGATCCGCTCCGGCGACTGGAAGGGCCACACCGGCAAGCGCATCAAGACCGTCGTCAACATCGGTATCGGCGGCTCGGACCTGGGTCCGGCGATGGCCTACGAGGCGTTGCGCGCCTACACCCACCGGGACATGCAGTTCCGCTTCGTCTCCAATGTGGACGGTGCCGATCTGCACGAGGCGGTACGCGATCTGGACCCGGCCGAGACGCTGTTCATCGTCGCCTCGAAGACCTTCACCACCATCGAGACGCTCACCAATGCCACCTCGGCCCGCGACTGGCTGCTGACCGGTCTGGGCGCCGGGACCGAAGCTGTCGCCAAGCACTTCGTGGCGGTGTCGACCAACGCCGGGAAGGTGGCGGAGTTCGGCATCGACACGGACAACATGTTCGAGTTCTGGGACTGGGTCGGCGGCCGTTACTCCTATGACTCCGCCATCGGCCTGTCGCTGATGGTGGCGATCGGCCCGGAGCGCTTCCGCGAGATGCTGGCCGGCTTCCACCTCGTCGACGAGCACTTCCGCAGCGCCCCGCCGCAGGAGAACGCCCCGCTGCTGCTGGGACTGCTCGGCATCTGGTACGGCAACTTCTGGGACGCCCAGTCGCATGCCGTGCTGCCCTACAGCCACTACTTCTCCAAGTTCACCGCCTACCTCCAGCAGCTGGACATGGAGTCCAACGGCAAGTCGGTGGACCGCGAGGGCAACCGGGTCAACTGGCAGACCGGCCCCGTCGTCTGGGGCACTCCCGGCACGAACGGCCAGCATGCGTACTACCAGTTGCTCCACCAGGGCACGAAGATGATCCCGGCGGACTTCATCGGCTTCGCCCGGCCGGTCGCCGATCTGCAGCCGGGCCTGGTGGCCCAGCACGACCTGCTGATGGCCAATCTGTTCGCACAGGGCCAGGCGCTGGCGTTCGGCAAGACGCCCGATGAGGTGCGCGCCGAGGGTGTGGCCGAGGAACTGGTGCCGCACAAGACGTTCCCGGGCAACCGCCCCAACACCACCATCCTGGCCAAGGAGCTCAGCCCGTCCGTGCTGGGCCAGTTGGTCGCGCTGTACGAGCACAAGGTGTTCGTCCAGGGCGCGGTGTGGAACATCGACTCCTTCGACCAGTGGGGCGTGGAGCTGGGCAAGGTCCTCGCCAAGCGCGTCGAACCGGCCCTGACGGAGGGCGCCGAGGTGCCGGGCCTCGACGCCTCCACGTCCGGCCTGGTCGCCACGTACCGGGAGCTGCGCGGGCGTTGA
- a CDS encoding RNA polymerase-binding protein RbpA has product MASGNAIRGSRVGAGPMGEAERGESAPRIRISFWCSNGHETQPSFAGDAQVPDTWDCPRCGFPAGKDRDSPPDPPRTEPYKTHLAYVRERRSDADGEAILAEALAKLRGEI; this is encoded by the coding sequence GTGGCAAGTGGCAACGCGATCCGAGGAAGTCGGGTCGGGGCGGGGCCGATGGGGGAGGCCGAGCGCGGCGAGTCCGCGCCGCGCATCCGCATCTCCTTCTGGTGCTCCAACGGGCACGAGACGCAGCCCAGCTTCGCCGGCGATGCGCAGGTTCCCGACACCTGGGACTGCCCGCGCTGTGGTTTCCCGGCAGGCAAGGACCGGGACAGCCCGCCGGACCCGCCGCGCACCGAGCCGTACAAGACCCACCTCGCCTACGTCCGGGAGCGCCGCAGCGACGCCGACGGTGAGGCGATCCTCGCGGAGGCGCTCGCCAAGCTCCGCGGCGAGATCTGA
- the secG gene encoding preprotein translocase subunit SecG: MVIGFSIALIVFSLLLMMLVLMHKGKGGGLSDMFGGGMQSSVGGSSVAERNLDRITIVIGLLWFACIVVLGILMKLGS; the protein is encoded by the coding sequence GTGGTCATCGGGTTCTCGATCGCCCTCATCGTCTTCAGCCTGCTGCTGATGATGCTGGTGCTCATGCACAAGGGGAAGGGCGGCGGCCTGTCCGACATGTTCGGCGGCGGTATGCAGTCCTCGGTCGGTGGCTCCTCGGTCGCCGAGCGCAACCTCGACCGCATCACCATCGTGATCGGCCTGTTGTGGTTCGCCTGCATTGTCGTGCTCGGCATCCTGATGAAGCTCGGCAGCTGA
- the tpiA gene encoding triose-phosphate isomerase — MAGNWKMNLNHLEAIAHVQKLAFALADKDFDAVEVAVLPPFTDLRSVQTLVDGDKLKIKYGAQDISAHDSGAYTGEISGAMLAKLKCAYVAVGHSERRQYHGENEEICNAKVKAAFKHGLTPILCVGEGLDVRKAGKQVAHTLAQVDGGLADVPAEQAETIVIAYEPVWAIGTGEVATPEDAQEVCGAIRGRLAELYSQELADKVRIQYGGSVKSGNVAAIMAQPDVDGALIGGAALDSEEFVKIVRFRDQ; from the coding sequence ATGGCGGGCAACTGGAAGATGAACCTCAACCACCTCGAGGCCATCGCGCACGTCCAGAAGCTCGCCTTCGCCCTTGCCGACAAGGACTTCGACGCCGTAGAGGTCGCGGTCCTGCCGCCCTTCACCGACCTGCGGTCGGTGCAGACGCTGGTCGACGGCGACAAGCTCAAGATCAAGTACGGCGCCCAGGACATCTCCGCGCACGACTCCGGTGCCTACACCGGTGAGATCTCCGGCGCGATGCTCGCCAAGCTCAAGTGCGCGTACGTGGCCGTCGGCCACAGCGAGCGCCGCCAGTACCACGGCGAGAACGAAGAGATCTGCAACGCCAAGGTCAAGGCCGCGTTCAAGCACGGCCTCACCCCGATCCTGTGCGTCGGCGAGGGCCTGGACGTCCGCAAGGCCGGCAAGCAGGTCGCGCACACCCTCGCCCAGGTCGACGGCGGTCTGGCGGACGTGCCGGCCGAGCAGGCCGAGACCATCGTGATCGCCTACGAGCCGGTGTGGGCCATCGGCACCGGCGAGGTCGCCACCCCCGAGGACGCGCAGGAGGTCTGCGGTGCCATCCGCGGCCGCCTCGCCGAGCTCTACAGCCAGGAGCTGGCCGACAAGGTCCGCATCCAGTACGGCGGCTCGGTCAAGTCCGGCAATGTCGCCGCGATCATGGCCCAGCCCGACGTCGACGGCGCGCTGATCGGTGGCGCGGCCCTCGACTCGGAAGAGTTTGTGAAGATCGTCCGCTTCCGCGACCAGTAG
- a CDS encoding phosphoglycerate kinase, with protein MKTIDDLQVAGKRVFVRADLNVPLDGTTITDDGRIRAVAPTIAKLVERGAKVIVASHLGRPKGAPDPAFSLAPAAERLGEILGQAVAFATDTVGESARSVTAGLADGQVAVLENLRFNPGETSKDDAERGAFADQLAALADLYVGDGFGAVHRKHASVYDLPARLPHAAGDLIATEVRVLKKLTEDVKRPYVVALGGAKVSDKLAVIDQLLEKADRILVGGGMAYTFLKAKGHEVGISLLQEDQVPACQEYLARAEKRGVEFVLPVDVLVSAEFPDLKTKAPANPGTVAADAIPADKEGLDIGPKTRELYAAKVADAGTVFWNGPMGVFEHPDYAGGTKAVAQALLDSPAFTVVGGGDSAAAVRLLGFDENAFGHISTGGGASLEYLEGKTLPGLAALED; from the coding sequence ATGAAGACGATCGACGACCTCCAGGTAGCCGGTAAGCGGGTCTTCGTCCGCGCCGACCTGAACGTGCCGCTGGACGGCACCACCATCACCGACGACGGCCGGATCCGCGCCGTCGCCCCGACGATCGCCAAGCTCGTCGAGCGCGGCGCCAAGGTGATCGTCGCCTCCCACCTGGGCCGCCCCAAGGGCGCCCCGGACCCGGCCTTCTCGCTGGCCCCCGCGGCCGAGCGGCTGGGTGAAATCCTCGGCCAGGCCGTGGCGTTCGCGACCGACACGGTCGGCGAGTCCGCCCGCTCGGTGACCGCGGGCCTGGCCGACGGCCAGGTGGCCGTGCTGGAGAACCTTCGCTTCAACCCGGGCGAGACCAGCAAGGACGACGCCGAGCGCGGTGCCTTCGCCGACCAGCTCGCCGCCCTCGCGGACCTCTACGTGGGCGACGGCTTCGGTGCCGTGCACCGCAAGCACGCCTCCGTGTACGACCTGCCCGCGCGCCTTCCGCACGCCGCCGGTGATCTGATCGCCACCGAGGTCCGGGTCCTGAAGAAGCTCACCGAGGACGTCAAGCGCCCGTACGTCGTCGCGCTCGGCGGTGCCAAGGTCTCCGACAAGCTGGCCGTCATCGACCAGCTGCTGGAGAAGGCCGACCGCATCCTGGTCGGCGGCGGTATGGCGTACACCTTCCTCAAGGCCAAGGGCCACGAGGTCGGTATCTCGCTGCTCCAGGAGGACCAGGTCCCGGCCTGCCAGGAGTACCTGGCACGGGCCGAGAAGCGCGGCGTGGAGTTCGTGCTCCCCGTCGACGTACTGGTCTCCGCCGAGTTCCCGGACCTGAAGACCAAGGCCCCGGCGAACCCCGGGACCGTCGCCGCGGATGCCATCCCGGCCGACAAGGAGGGCCTGGACATCGGCCCGAAGACCCGCGAGCTCTACGCCGCGAAGGTCGCCGACGCGGGCACCGTCTTCTGGAACGGCCCGATGGGTGTCTTCGAGCACCCCGACTACGCCGGCGGCACCAAGGCCGTCGCCCAGGCGCTGCTGGACTCGCCCGCCTTCACCGTCGTCGGCGGCGGTGACTCGGCCGCCGCCGTGCGTCTGCTGGGCTTCGACGAGAATGCATTCGGCCACATCTCGACCGGCGGCGGCGCCAGCCTCGAATACCTCGAGGGCAAGACGCTCCCCGGCCTCGCCGCACTGGAGGACTGA
- the gap gene encoding type I glyceraldehyde-3-phosphate dehydrogenase, translating into MTIRVGINGFGRIGRNYFRALLEQGADIEIVGVNDLTDNATLVHLLKYDTILGRLKQDVSHTDDTITVGNQTFKTMAERDPAKLPWAELGADIVIESTGIFTKKADAEKHLAAGAKKVLISAPAKDEDITIVMGVNNDKYDAAKHHIISNASCTTNCVAPMAKVLDENFGIVKGMMTTVHAYTNDQRILDFPHSDLRRARAAAENIIPTSTGAAKATALVLPQLKGKLDGIAMRVPVPTGSVTDLVLELDREVTKDEINTAFQKAAEGQLKGILEYTEDPIVSSDIVNFPASCTFDSQLTMSQGKQVKVVGWYDNEWGYSNRLVDLTTFVGGQL; encoded by the coding sequence GTGACGATCCGCGTAGGCATCAACGGATTCGGCCGCATTGGTCGTAACTACTTCCGCGCGCTCCTGGAGCAGGGTGCGGACATCGAGATCGTCGGTGTCAACGACCTGACCGACAACGCCACCCTGGTCCACCTGCTGAAGTACGACACCATTCTGGGTCGCCTCAAGCAGGACGTCAGCCACACCGACGACACCATCACGGTCGGCAACCAGACCTTCAAGACGATGGCCGAGCGCGACCCGGCGAAGCTCCCCTGGGCCGAGCTCGGCGCCGACATCGTCATCGAGTCGACCGGCATCTTCACCAAGAAGGCCGACGCCGAGAAGCACCTCGCGGCCGGCGCCAAGAAGGTCCTGATCTCCGCGCCCGCCAAGGACGAGGACATCACGATCGTGATGGGCGTCAACAACGACAAGTACGACGCGGCCAAGCACCACATCATCTCCAACGCCTCCTGCACCACCAACTGTGTGGCGCCGATGGCGAAGGTTCTCGACGAGAACTTCGGCATCGTCAAGGGCATGATGACCACGGTCCACGCGTACACCAACGACCAGCGCATCCTGGACTTCCCGCACAGCGACCTGCGCCGCGCCCGCGCCGCCGCGGAGAACATCATCCCGACCTCGACGGGTGCCGCCAAGGCCACCGCCCTGGTCCTCCCGCAGCTCAAGGGCAAGCTGGACGGCATCGCGATGCGCGTGCCCGTCCCCACCGGCTCGGTCACCGACCTGGTCCTGGAGCTCGACCGCGAGGTCACCAAGGACGAGATCAACACCGCCTTCCAGAAGGCCGCCGAGGGTCAGCTCAAGGGCATCCTCGAGTACACCGAGGACCCGATCGTCTCCTCGGACATCGTGAACTTCCCGGCCTCCTGCACCTTCGACTCCCAGCTGACCATGTCGCAGGGCAAGCAGGTCAAGGTCGTCGGCTGGTACGACAACGAGTGGGGCTACTCCAACCGCCTGGTGGACCTGACCACCTTCGTCGGCGGCCAGCTCTGA
- the whiA gene encoding DNA-binding protein WhiA yields the protein MAMTAAVKDEISRLPVTRTCCRKSEVSSILRFAGGLHLVSGRIVIEAELDTGIAARRLRKDILEIFGHSSDLVVMAPGGLRRGSRYVVRVVAGGDQLARQTGLVDGRGRPIRGLPPQVVSGATCDAEAAWRGAFLAHGSLTEPGRSSSLEVTCPGPEAALALVGAARRLGIGAKAREVRGVDRVVVRDGDAIGALLTRLGAHESVLAWEERRMRREVRATANRLANFDDANLRRSARAAVAAGARVQRALEILGEEVPEHLAAAGRLRMEHKQASLEELGALADPPLTKDAVAGRIRRLLAMADKRAQDLGIPGTESNLTEELAEGMVG from the coding sequence ATGGCGATGACGGCAGCGGTGAAGGATGAAATCTCCCGGCTCCCCGTCACCCGGACCTGCTGCCGGAAGTCGGAGGTCTCGTCGATCCTGCGGTTCGCGGGGGGTCTGCATCTGGTCAGCGGGCGCATCGTGATCGAGGCGGAGCTGGACACGGGCATCGCGGCCCGGCGGCTGCGCAAGGACATCCTGGAGATCTTCGGGCACAGCTCCGACCTGGTGGTGATGGCCCCCGGCGGCCTGCGGCGCGGCAGCCGCTACGTCGTACGGGTCGTGGCCGGCGGCGACCAGCTGGCGCGCCAGACCGGCCTGGTGGACGGCCGCGGCCGCCCCATCCGCGGCCTGCCCCCGCAGGTGGTCTCCGGCGCGACCTGCGACGCCGAGGCGGCCTGGCGCGGGGCCTTCCTGGCCCATGGCTCACTGACCGAACCCGGCCGCTCCTCGTCGCTGGAGGTCACCTGCCCCGGGCCCGAGGCGGCGCTCGCGCTGGTCGGCGCGGCACGCCGGCTCGGCATCGGCGCGAAGGCCCGTGAGGTGCGCGGCGTGGACCGTGTCGTCGTCCGGGACGGTGACGCGATCGGCGCGCTGCTGACGCGGCTCGGCGCCCATGAGTCGGTGCTGGCGTGGGAGGAGCGGCGGATGCGCCGCGAGGTCCGCGCCACCGCCAACCGCCTCGCCAACTTCGACGACGCCAACCTCCGCCGCTCGGCACGGGCCGCGGTCGCCGCGGGCGCCCGGGTCCAGCGGGCCCTGGAGATCCTGGGCGAGGAGGTCCCCGAGCACCTCGCGGCGGCCGGCCGTCTGCGCATGGAGCACAAGCAGGCGTCCCTGGAGGAGCTGGGCGCCCTCGCCGACCCGCCGCTGACCAAGGACGCCGTCGCCGGCCGGATCCGCCGGCTGCTGGCGATGGCCGACAAGCGCGCCCAGGACCTCGGCATCCCCGGCACCGAGTCCAACCTCACCGAGGAACTCGCCGAGGGCATGGTCGGCTGA
- a CDS encoding gluconeogenesis factor YvcK family protein — MSARAPRLRRVRRLVPSGRMTKGATPKVVALGGGMGLSASLTALRRITGDLTAVVTVADDGGSSGRLRDELSVLPPGDLRKALAALCGDDDWGQTWSRVIQHRFQSEGELHDHAVGNLLIVALWEQLGDHVQALDLVGKLLGAHGRVLPMSAVPLELQAQVKGHEPDRPDAITTVRGQATVALTRGEVQSVHVVPEEPPAVPEAVAAVRDADWVVLGPGSWFSSVIPHLLVPELREALEETKARKVLSLNLAPQPGETDGFSPQRHLEVLARHAPKLAFDVVLADKAAVPDIEGLTVAAKQLVGSEVELAAVAAQGDDTRSSTGQAPDRHDPELLAAAYDRIFRMHGRIGPWR, encoded by the coding sequence GTGAGCGCGCGCGCACCACGGCTGCGCCGGGTCCGGCGACTCGTCCCCAGCGGCCGTATGACGAAGGGGGCCACCCCCAAGGTGGTGGCCCTGGGCGGGGGCATGGGCCTGTCCGCCTCACTGACCGCACTGCGCCGCATCACCGGTGACCTGACCGCCGTGGTCACGGTCGCCGACGACGGCGGCTCCAGCGGCCGCCTCCGCGACGAGCTGAGCGTCCTGCCGCCCGGCGATCTGCGCAAGGCGCTGGCCGCGCTGTGCGGCGACGACGACTGGGGCCAGACCTGGTCCCGGGTGATCCAGCACCGCTTCCAGAGCGAGGGCGAGCTGCACGACCACGCGGTCGGCAATCTGCTGATCGTCGCGCTGTGGGAGCAGCTCGGCGACCACGTCCAGGCACTCGACCTGGTCGGCAAGCTGCTCGGCGCGCACGGCCGGGTGCTGCCCATGTCGGCGGTGCCCCTGGAACTCCAGGCCCAGGTCAAGGGCCATGAACCGGACCGGCCGGACGCGATCACCACGGTCCGCGGCCAGGCCACCGTCGCGCTCACCCGCGGCGAGGTGCAGTCCGTCCATGTGGTGCCGGAGGAGCCGCCGGCCGTCCCCGAGGCGGTCGCCGCGGTGCGCGACGCCGACTGGGTGGTGCTCGGCCCGGGCTCCTGGTTCTCCTCCGTGATCCCGCATCTTCTGGTGCCGGAGCTGCGCGAGGCGCTGGAGGAGACCAAGGCCCGAAAAGTCCTTTCGCTCAACCTTGCGCCCCAACCGGGCGAAACCGATGGCTTCTCCCCGCAGCGTCATTTGGAGGTTTTGGCCCGACACGCCCCTAAACTCGCCTTCGACGTGGTGCTGGCCGACAAGGCCGCCGTGCCCGACATCGAAGGCCTGACGGTTGCCGCCAAGCAGCTGGTCGGCAGCGAGGTCGAGCTGGCGGCGGTCGCCGCACAAGGAGACGACACCCGGTCCAGCACCGGGCAAGCCCCCGACCGGCACGACCCGGAGCTGCTGGCAGCCGCGTACGACCGTATTTTTCGGATGCATGGAAGGATCGGCCCATGGCGATGA
- the rapZ gene encoding RNase adapter RapZ, which produces MSTPHEAQETERDGAQVSTGTTDNGESAAIPELVIISGMSGAGRSTAAKCLEDLGWFVVDNIPPELIAPMVELGARSQGNVARIAVVVDVRGRRFFANLKESLATLDAQNVKRRIVFLESSDEALVRRFESVRRPHPLQGDGRIVDGIAAERDLLRELRGDADLVIDTSSLNVHELRAKMDAQFAGEEVPELRATVMSFGFKYGLPVDADMVIDCRFIPNPHWVPELRPFTGLNDEVSSYVFSQPGSKEFLDGYAELLRIVAEGYRREGKRYVTIAVGCTGGKHRSVAMSEKLARRLVAEGVETVVVHRDMGRE; this is translated from the coding sequence ATGAGTACACCGCATGAAGCGCAGGAAACCGAGAGAGACGGTGCACAGGTGAGTACGGGCACGACCGACAACGGCGAGAGCGCCGCGATCCCCGAGTTGGTGATCATCTCCGGGATGTCCGGCGCGGGCCGCAGCACCGCCGCGAAGTGCCTGGAGGACCTCGGCTGGTTCGTCGTCGACAACATCCCGCCCGAGCTGATCGCGCCGATGGTCGAGCTGGGCGCCCGCTCGCAGGGCAATGTCGCCCGGATCGCGGTCGTCGTCGACGTCCGCGGCCGCCGTTTCTTCGCCAACCTCAAGGAATCGCTGGCCACCCTGGACGCGCAGAACGTCAAGCGCCGCATCGTCTTCCTGGAGTCCTCCGACGAGGCCCTGGTGCGCCGCTTCGAGTCCGTGCGCCGCCCGCACCCCCTCCAGGGCGACGGCCGGATCGTCGACGGCATCGCCGCCGAACGCGATCTGCTGCGCGAGCTGCGCGGCGACGCCGACCTGGTCATCGACACCTCCAGCCTCAACGTCCACGAACTGCGCGCCAAGATGGACGCCCAGTTCGCCGGCGAAGAGGTACCCGAGCTGCGCGCCACGGTCATGTCCTTCGGCTTCAAGTACGGCCTGCCGGTCGACGCCGACATGGTCATCGACTGCCGCTTCATCCCCAACCCGCACTGGGTCCCCGAGCTGCGCCCCTTCACGGGTCTCAACGACGAGGTCTCCAGTTACGTCTTCAGCCAGCCCGGCTCCAAGGAGTTCCTGGACGGCTATGCCGAGCTGCTGCGGATCGTCGCCGAGGGCTACCGCCGTGAGGGCAAGCGCTATGTGACCATCGCCGTGGGCTGTACGGGCGGCAAGCACCGCAGCGTCGCGATGTCCGAGAAGCTGGCCCGGCGCCTGGTCGCCGAAGGAGTGGAAACCGTCGTCGTCCACCGGGACATGGGGCGCGAGTGA